The window GACGCAAGTCATAATGTTCGTACAAGCTTGCGTCTTCGATTTTCGTGGGGTCGTGGCTAGCGTTCCAGAGTAAATCGAAGAGGTTTTTCGCTTTACTAATAATATTGATGTTGTCTTTACCGCCTTTTTCTTGAATCATCAATTTGGTAAATTCCATCAAGGAAGGGCGATAAGGCTTTTTCGGGTCGAAGTCGCGAATGCGCTTTTCCCAGTGTTCGTGGAAAGCATGGGCGAGGTCTGGTAGCCAGCCGCAACCGCCTTCTAAAAAGCCGACTCTGAGGGTGGGAAATTGTTCAAATGCGCCGTCAAAGACCATTCTCGCTAAGGCGTGTTGTTGTTGGTTACGCTGGACGAAAATGTGCGTTAAAACGAAGGTTTCCATGTGGTCGGAAATACCACCCATCATGTTAGAACCGGGTCCGCCGTGAATTCCTAAACCAATGTTTAAATCAACTGCGGCTTGTAAAATGGGGCGGAAGTCGGGGTGAGAAATTGCTTTACAAGTGCGAATTTCGGGGAAAGCGTCGGGGGCTTTGGGATGGGGAACTGGTAAATTGGGGGCGACAGCGACGCTAATTAAACCGAGTTCGTTGACGCAGCGATACATTTCTGCGACAGCCGCATCTACGTCTTGGAGAGGAATTACGCCGATGGGTTTGAGGCGATTGTCGTAGCCTTTGCAGTCATCAGCGATATAGTTGTTGTAAGCTTGGCAAAGGGCGATCGCAAATTCTCGATCTAAAATACTGGAAAAAATTAGGTTTAGCGTACCGTAGATAACTTGGATATCAATACCTTCGCGGTCCATGTCTTCCAAGCGTACTCGATTAAACATCGCCCCAAGGGTGGTTTCCGGATGCAGGTTGCGAAAGCCTCCTTTTCCTAAACCTTGGGGTTGGGGAAACATTCGCTTGAGGTCATTTTTCCCGGTAGCTGGGTTAAAATCAATTACTTGCGCCCGTTGATCTCCGAGACTGTCGATTACTAAACCAATACGATCTTGATATGCTGAATCGATATAATCGCGCAAAATCAAGGGATTTTCTAATTTATGCGCGTCAGCGTCGATGACAATTAAACCTTCGTACATTAATTCTCCTTCAGGGTTGAAACTGCCGCCAAAAGCGGATGTTAGTGATGCAAAGTTGTTAGTTGCTGGTTTGTTGACTCAAAATTTGGCGTAAACCAAACCAATTTTCAAAGGACCAAGACATGGAAGCGAGAATCACAATACCAGGATATTTTCTAAATGCAGGTTCGTTTTTCTCGAAAAATATGTGTCCGCTAAGGGCGAATACTTGCGTCAAGACGACACAAATAGCAGTCAAACGCCAATCGATGAATAAACAGATTACCGCCGCGATCGCCACCAGATTCGTGATGTGGTGTAAGATCTGGTTGATCGGATGCTGGTGAGAGGCGATAAAATGGGCTTTTGCTTCCTGAAAATAACTCAAATTTTGTCTCCTAATTAGCCAATAGTTAGAGTTTTCAGCGCTTTAGGGAAGGATACACCAAATTTCTCGTTTCCGACAGTGTTCGGCTTCTGCGCTGCTAAATTAATCTCTCGGCGCGATCGCTGGAAATAACTCAGTGATAAACTGGCAACTGATAACTGCTCACTGCTTACTGAAATTACCACCACTTCAGTTGGAGATAACCAAGTTGATTTTCTGACAATTCCTCCTCAGTCAACCATTCCACCGATTTATAAGTACCGAAAATCCGATCCCACCAATCTACCCCTAAACCAAAATTATGATGCCACATATTGTATTTGTGATGAACATAGTGTACTGGCATCTTCATCCAAAAACATTTGGTAGGATTTTCGTGTTGTAACTGATGAGCATAAGCAGAAAAAGCTGCATAAACCAAACTACCCAGAAACCAACCCAATCCTACATCCCAAGCGACCAAGAACGGCAAACACATCACAATAATACTACCTCGAACATAATCGCGGAACTCCCACAACACCCCTTGTCCTTCATTG is drawn from Oscillatoria salina IIICB1 and contains these coding sequences:
- a CDS encoding Mpo1-like protein produces the protein MSYFQEAKAHFIASHQHPINQILHHITNLVAIAAVICLFIDWRLTAICVVLTQVFALSGHIFFEKNEPAFRKYPGIVILASMSWSFENWFGLRQILSQQTSN
- a CDS encoding sterol desaturase family protein, translated to MRAIAFFVLAFILASFVEYWIHRLMHFNPRVGERHRDHHRRNEGQGVLWEFRDYVRGSIIVMCLPFLVAWDVGLGWFLGSLVYAAFSAYAHQLQHENPTKCFWMKMPVHYVHHKYNMWHHNFGLGVDWWDRIFGTYKSVEWLTEEELSENQLGYLQLKWW
- a CDS encoding amidohydrolase family protein; protein product: MYEGLIVIDADAHKLENPLILRDYIDSAYQDRIGLVIDSLGDQRAQVIDFNPATGKNDLKRMFPQPQGLGKGGFRNLHPETTLGAMFNRVRLEDMDREGIDIQVIYGTLNLIFSSILDREFAIALCQAYNNYIADDCKGYDNRLKPIGVIPLQDVDAAVAEMYRCVNELGLISVAVAPNLPVPHPKAPDAFPEIRTCKAISHPDFRPILQAAVDLNIGLGIHGGPGSNMMGGISDHMETFVLTHIFVQRNQQQHALARMVFDGAFEQFPTLRVGFLEGGCGWLPDLAHAFHEHWEKRIRDFDPKKPYRPSLMEFTKLMIQEKGGKDNINIISKAKNLFDLLWNASHDPTKIEDASLYEHYDLRHRDPMEYFERGQIFTSFESDDPAPAYLPVAMGEVGKRVACFSGDYGHWDGVLKDCVKDAANVAEYDREHLSLLLGGNSLALYGSRLRESLPEKLATAVV